From a single Drosophila sulfurigaster albostrigata strain 15112-1811.04 chromosome 3, ASM2355843v2, whole genome shotgun sequence genomic region:
- the LOC133839809 gene encoding cdc42-interacting protein 4 isoform X3 has protein sequence MSWGTDLWDQFDNLSLHTNRGIDVLDKYANFLRDRVAIETEYAGKLRRLVKNYQPKKKEEEDNEFTSRQAFRNLLKEVGDLAGQREVVSETLQLQIIQGVTLLSKTLREDRKKCLNDGTVLQQTLSAQLSSLERAKRNYDKAYRDSEKAVENHKKADMDFNLSRAEVERYKNIMTSKIQQSDDAKNEYANQLQKTNNLQQQHYGTLLPAVFNRLQELDEKRTRGIREFIIGAADVESSVAPIIARCMEGIVKAGESINEQEDSLKVIERYQSGFQPPADIPFEDLSKMDSSIATQSNYSSVTYNHLTIKGTISGPKFKKPRGGILNSIFGSNKNSLTADGQKEDYSDLPPNQQRKKLQAKIAELQHKVDQETNTRDGLMKMKIVYEANSSLGNPMTVEGQLNESEHELEKLKNDLKKYQGYLDKANQLQVANNSPQSNRNQLQNGHRTSRHSNGSASADDHNDGDDQPDDAGSLSRSDSEDNVAQIQNGHNNNNNGSSASPESGLGTSHTSLPGSGQGSANENAMGEETCYETEVELLQPLGTCRALYPFEATSEGSIPMNEGEELQVIENDQGDGWTRVRRANNSNGWDEGFVPTSYIECTLFA, from the exons GATCAGTTTGATAATCTGTCTTTACACACAAACAGAGGCATTGATGTGCTCGATAAATATGCCAATTTCTTACGCGATCGAGTGGCCATAGAAACCGAATATGCCGGCAAATTAAG gCGCTTAGTGAAAAATTATCAGCCCAaaaagaaggaggaggaagacAATGA ATTTACATCGAGGCAAGCGTTCCGCAATCTGCTCAAGGAGGTGGGCGATTTGGCGGGACAGCGCGAAGTTGTGTCCGAGACCCTGCAACTACAGATCATACAGGGTGTGACGTTGCTATCGAAAACACTGCGTGAAGATCGCAAG AAATGCCTAAACGATGGCACCGTGCTGCAACAGACACTGAGCGCACAATTGTCGTCGCTGGAGCGCGCCAAACGCAACTATGACAAGGCCTATCGGGACTCGGAGAAGGCTGTCGAGAATCACAAGAAGGCCGACATGGATTTCAATCTGAGTCGTGCCGAAGTTGAGCGTTACAAGAACATTATGACATCGAAGATACAACAGTCCGATGATGCGAAGAACGAGTACGCCAACCAGCTGCAGAAGACCAATAatctacagcaacagcactaTGGTACACTACTGCCCGCCGTCTTCAATCGGCTGCAGGAGCTGGACGAGAAACGCACGCGTGGCATACGTGAGTTCATCATTGGCGCCGCGGACGTTGAGTCCTCGGTGGCGCCCATCATAGCACGTTGCATGGAGGGCATTGTGAAGGCCGGTGAATCCATCAACGAGCAGGAAGACTCCCTCAAAGTAATCGAAAG ATATCAATCGGGCTTCCAACCACCAGCGGACATACCATTTGAGGATCTATCGAAGATGGACTCCTCGATAGCGACGCAATCGAACTACAGCAGTGTCACCTACAATCACTTGACCATTAAGGGCACGATCAGCGGTCCCAAGTTCAAGAAACCACGCGGCGGCATCTTGAACAGCATCTTTGGCAGCAACAAG AACTCACTCACGGCGGACGGACAAAAGGAGGACTATAGCGATCTGCCACCGAATCAACAGCGAAAAAAACTGCAGGCGAAAATTGCGGAGCTGCAGCACAAGGTCGATCAGGAGACGAATACGCGGGATGGACTCATGAAGATGAAGATTGTCTATGAGGCGAACTCATCGCTGGGCAATCCGATGACCGTTGAGGGTCAACTTAACGAATCCGAGCATGAATtggaaaaactgaaaaatgaTTTGAAAAAGTATCAGGGCTATTTGGACAAGGCCAATCAGCTGCAGGTGGCCAACAACAGTCCGCAATCGAATCGCAATCAATTGCAAAACGGACACAGAACCTCGAG ACATTCCAATGGCAGCGCCAGCGCTGATGATCATAACGATGGCGATGATCAGCCCGATGATGCTGGCAGCTTAAGCAGGTCAGATTCTGAGGATAATGTGGCGCAAATACAAAATGggcataataataacaataacgg CAGTTCGGCAAGTCCCGAAAGCGGCCTCGGCACCTCGCACACTTCGCTGCCCGGCTCCGGTCAGGGCAGCGCCAATGAGAACGCCATGGGCGAGGAGACGTGCTATGAAACGGAAGTGGAGCTGCTGCAACCGCTTGGCACATGTCGTGCACTGTATCCCTTCGAAG CTACCAGCGAAGGCAGCATACCCATGAATGAGGGCGAGGAGCTGCAGGTGATTGAGAACGATCAAGGTGATGGCTGGACGCGCGTGCGACGAGCGAACAACTCAAATGGCTGGGACGAGGGCTTTGTGCCCACGAGTTACATCGAATGCACACTCTTTGCCTAG
- the LOC133839809 gene encoding formin-binding protein 1-like isoform X9 yields MSWGTDLWDQFDNLSLHTNRGIDVLDKYANFLRDRVAIETEYAGKLRRLVKNYQPKKKEEEDNEFTSRQAFRNLLKEVGDLAGQREVVSETLQLQIIQGVTLLSKTLREDRKKCLNDGTVLQQTLSAQLSSLERAKRNYDKAYRDSEKAVENHKKADMDFNLSRAEVERYKNIMTSKIQQSDDAKNEYANQLQKTNNLQQQHYGTLLPAVFNRLQELDEKRTRGIREFIIGAADVESSVAPIIARCMEGIVKAGESINEQEDSLKVIERYQSGFQPPADIPFEDLSKMDSSIATQSNYSSVTYNHLTIKGTISGPKFKKPRGGILNSIFGSNKNSLTADGQKEDYSDLPPNQQRKKLQAKIAELQHKVDQETNTRDGLMKMKIVYEANSSLGNPMTVEGQLNESEHELEKLKNDLKKYQGYLDKANQLQVANNSPQSNRNQLQNGHRTSRHSNGSASADDHNDGDDQPDDAGSLSSSASPESGLGTSHTSLPGSGQGSANENAMGEETCYETEVELLQPLGTCRALYPFEATSEGSIPMNEGEELQVIENDQGDGWTRVRRANNSNGWDEGFVPTSYIECTLFA; encoded by the exons GATCAGTTTGATAATCTGTCTTTACACACAAACAGAGGCATTGATGTGCTCGATAAATATGCCAATTTCTTACGCGATCGAGTGGCCATAGAAACCGAATATGCCGGCAAATTAAG gCGCTTAGTGAAAAATTATCAGCCCAaaaagaaggaggaggaagacAATGA ATTTACATCGAGGCAAGCGTTCCGCAATCTGCTCAAGGAGGTGGGCGATTTGGCGGGACAGCGCGAAGTTGTGTCCGAGACCCTGCAACTACAGATCATACAGGGTGTGACGTTGCTATCGAAAACACTGCGTGAAGATCGCAAG AAATGCCTAAACGATGGCACCGTGCTGCAACAGACACTGAGCGCACAATTGTCGTCGCTGGAGCGCGCCAAACGCAACTATGACAAGGCCTATCGGGACTCGGAGAAGGCTGTCGAGAATCACAAGAAGGCCGACATGGATTTCAATCTGAGTCGTGCCGAAGTTGAGCGTTACAAGAACATTATGACATCGAAGATACAACAGTCCGATGATGCGAAGAACGAGTACGCCAACCAGCTGCAGAAGACCAATAatctacagcaacagcactaTGGTACACTACTGCCCGCCGTCTTCAATCGGCTGCAGGAGCTGGACGAGAAACGCACGCGTGGCATACGTGAGTTCATCATTGGCGCCGCGGACGTTGAGTCCTCGGTGGCGCCCATCATAGCACGTTGCATGGAGGGCATTGTGAAGGCCGGTGAATCCATCAACGAGCAGGAAGACTCCCTCAAAGTAATCGAAAG ATATCAATCGGGCTTCCAACCACCAGCGGACATACCATTTGAGGATCTATCGAAGATGGACTCCTCGATAGCGACGCAATCGAACTACAGCAGTGTCACCTACAATCACTTGACCATTAAGGGCACGATCAGCGGTCCCAAGTTCAAGAAACCACGCGGCGGCATCTTGAACAGCATCTTTGGCAGCAACAAG AACTCACTCACGGCGGACGGACAAAAGGAGGACTATAGCGATCTGCCACCGAATCAACAGCGAAAAAAACTGCAGGCGAAAATTGCGGAGCTGCAGCACAAGGTCGATCAGGAGACGAATACGCGGGATGGACTCATGAAGATGAAGATTGTCTATGAGGCGAACTCATCGCTGGGCAATCCGATGACCGTTGAGGGTCAACTTAACGAATCCGAGCATGAATtggaaaaactgaaaaatgaTTTGAAAAAGTATCAGGGCTATTTGGACAAGGCCAATCAGCTGCAGGTGGCCAACAACAGTCCGCAATCGAATCGCAATCAATTGCAAAACGGACACAGAACCTCGAG ACATTCCAATGGCAGCGCCAGCGCTGATGATCATAACGATGGCGATGATCAGCCCGATGATGCTGGCAGCTTAAGCAG TTCGGCAAGTCCCGAAAGCGGCCTCGGCACCTCGCACACTTCGCTGCCCGGCTCCGGTCAGGGCAGCGCCAATGAGAACGCCATGGGCGAGGAGACGTGCTATGAAACGGAAGTGGAGCTGCTGCAACCGCTTGGCACATGTCGTGCACTGTATCCCTTCGAAG CTACCAGCGAAGGCAGCATACCCATGAATGAGGGCGAGGAGCTGCAGGTGATTGAGAACGATCAAGGTGATGGCTGGACGCGCGTGCGACGAGCGAACAACTCAAATGGCTGGGACGAGGGCTTTGTGCCCACGAGTTACATCGAATGCACACTCTTTGCCTAG
- the LOC133839809 gene encoding formin-binding protein 1-like isoform X8, which translates to MSWGTDLWDQFDNLSLHTNRGIDVLDKYANFLRDRVAIETEYAGKLRRLVKNYQPKKKEEEDNEFTSRQAFRNLLKEVGDLAGQREVVSETLQLQIIQGVTLLSKTLREDRKKCLNDGTVLQQTLSAQLSSLERAKRNYDKAYRDSEKAVENHKKADMDFNLSRAEVERYKNIMTSKIQQSDDAKNEYANQLQKTNNLQQQHYGTLLPAVFNRLQELDEKRTRGIREFIIGAADVESSVAPIIARCMEGIVKAGESINEQEDSLKVIERYQSGFQPPADIPFEDLSKMDSSIATQSNYSSVTYNHLTIKGTISGPKFKKPRGGILNSIFGSNKNSLTADGQKEDYSDLPPNQQRKKLQAKIAELQHKVDQETNTRDGLMKMKIVYEANSSLGNPMTVEGQLNESEHELEKLKNDLKKYQGYLDKANQLQVANNSPQSNRNQLQNGHRTSRHSNGSASADDHNDGDDQPDDAGSLSSSSASPESGLGTSHTSLPGSGQGSANENAMGEETCYETEVELLQPLGTCRALYPFEATSEGSIPMNEGEELQVIENDQGDGWTRVRRANNSNGWDEGFVPTSYIECTLFA; encoded by the exons GATCAGTTTGATAATCTGTCTTTACACACAAACAGAGGCATTGATGTGCTCGATAAATATGCCAATTTCTTACGCGATCGAGTGGCCATAGAAACCGAATATGCCGGCAAATTAAG gCGCTTAGTGAAAAATTATCAGCCCAaaaagaaggaggaggaagacAATGA ATTTACATCGAGGCAAGCGTTCCGCAATCTGCTCAAGGAGGTGGGCGATTTGGCGGGACAGCGCGAAGTTGTGTCCGAGACCCTGCAACTACAGATCATACAGGGTGTGACGTTGCTATCGAAAACACTGCGTGAAGATCGCAAG AAATGCCTAAACGATGGCACCGTGCTGCAACAGACACTGAGCGCACAATTGTCGTCGCTGGAGCGCGCCAAACGCAACTATGACAAGGCCTATCGGGACTCGGAGAAGGCTGTCGAGAATCACAAGAAGGCCGACATGGATTTCAATCTGAGTCGTGCCGAAGTTGAGCGTTACAAGAACATTATGACATCGAAGATACAACAGTCCGATGATGCGAAGAACGAGTACGCCAACCAGCTGCAGAAGACCAATAatctacagcaacagcactaTGGTACACTACTGCCCGCCGTCTTCAATCGGCTGCAGGAGCTGGACGAGAAACGCACGCGTGGCATACGTGAGTTCATCATTGGCGCCGCGGACGTTGAGTCCTCGGTGGCGCCCATCATAGCACGTTGCATGGAGGGCATTGTGAAGGCCGGTGAATCCATCAACGAGCAGGAAGACTCCCTCAAAGTAATCGAAAG ATATCAATCGGGCTTCCAACCACCAGCGGACATACCATTTGAGGATCTATCGAAGATGGACTCCTCGATAGCGACGCAATCGAACTACAGCAGTGTCACCTACAATCACTTGACCATTAAGGGCACGATCAGCGGTCCCAAGTTCAAGAAACCACGCGGCGGCATCTTGAACAGCATCTTTGGCAGCAACAAG AACTCACTCACGGCGGACGGACAAAAGGAGGACTATAGCGATCTGCCACCGAATCAACAGCGAAAAAAACTGCAGGCGAAAATTGCGGAGCTGCAGCACAAGGTCGATCAGGAGACGAATACGCGGGATGGACTCATGAAGATGAAGATTGTCTATGAGGCGAACTCATCGCTGGGCAATCCGATGACCGTTGAGGGTCAACTTAACGAATCCGAGCATGAATtggaaaaactgaaaaatgaTTTGAAAAAGTATCAGGGCTATTTGGACAAGGCCAATCAGCTGCAGGTGGCCAACAACAGTCCGCAATCGAATCGCAATCAATTGCAAAACGGACACAGAACCTCGAG ACATTCCAATGGCAGCGCCAGCGCTGATGATCATAACGATGGCGATGATCAGCCCGATGATGCTGGCAGCTTAAGCAG CAGTTCGGCAAGTCCCGAAAGCGGCCTCGGCACCTCGCACACTTCGCTGCCCGGCTCCGGTCAGGGCAGCGCCAATGAGAACGCCATGGGCGAGGAGACGTGCTATGAAACGGAAGTGGAGCTGCTGCAACCGCTTGGCACATGTCGTGCACTGTATCCCTTCGAAG CTACCAGCGAAGGCAGCATACCCATGAATGAGGGCGAGGAGCTGCAGGTGATTGAGAACGATCAAGGTGATGGCTGGACGCGCGTGCGACGAGCGAACAACTCAAATGGCTGGGACGAGGGCTTTGTGCCCACGAGTTACATCGAATGCACACTCTTTGCCTAG
- the LOC133839809 gene encoding formin-binding protein 1-like isoform X10, which produces MSWGTDLWDQFDNLSLHTNRGIDVLDKYANFLRDRVAIETEYAGKLRRLVKNYQPKKKEEEDNEFTSRQAFRNLLKEVGDLAGQREVVSETLQLQIIQGVTLLSKTLREDRKKCLNDGTVLQQTLSAQLSSLERAKRNYDKAYRDSEKAVENHKKADMDFNLSRAEVERYKNIMTSKIQQSDDAKNEYANQLQKTNNLQQQHYGTLLPAVFNRLQELDEKRTRGIREFIIGAADVESSVAPIIARCMEGIVKAGESINEQEDSLKVIERYQSGFQPPADIPFEDLSKMDSSIATQSNYSSVTYNHLTIKGTISGPKFKKPRGGILNSIFGSNKEDYSDLPPNQQRKKLQAKIAELQHKVDQETNTRDGLMKMKIVYEANSSLGNPMTVEGQLNESEHELEKLKNDLKKYQGYLDKANQLQVANNSPQSNRNQLQNGHRTSRHSNGSASADDHNDGDDQPDDAGSLSSSASPESGLGTSHTSLPGSGQGSANENAMGEETCYETEVELLQPLGTCRALYPFEATSEGSIPMNEGEELQVIENDQGDGWTRVRRANNSNGWDEGFVPTSYIECTLFA; this is translated from the exons GATCAGTTTGATAATCTGTCTTTACACACAAACAGAGGCATTGATGTGCTCGATAAATATGCCAATTTCTTACGCGATCGAGTGGCCATAGAAACCGAATATGCCGGCAAATTAAG gCGCTTAGTGAAAAATTATCAGCCCAaaaagaaggaggaggaagacAATGA ATTTACATCGAGGCAAGCGTTCCGCAATCTGCTCAAGGAGGTGGGCGATTTGGCGGGACAGCGCGAAGTTGTGTCCGAGACCCTGCAACTACAGATCATACAGGGTGTGACGTTGCTATCGAAAACACTGCGTGAAGATCGCAAG AAATGCCTAAACGATGGCACCGTGCTGCAACAGACACTGAGCGCACAATTGTCGTCGCTGGAGCGCGCCAAACGCAACTATGACAAGGCCTATCGGGACTCGGAGAAGGCTGTCGAGAATCACAAGAAGGCCGACATGGATTTCAATCTGAGTCGTGCCGAAGTTGAGCGTTACAAGAACATTATGACATCGAAGATACAACAGTCCGATGATGCGAAGAACGAGTACGCCAACCAGCTGCAGAAGACCAATAatctacagcaacagcactaTGGTACACTACTGCCCGCCGTCTTCAATCGGCTGCAGGAGCTGGACGAGAAACGCACGCGTGGCATACGTGAGTTCATCATTGGCGCCGCGGACGTTGAGTCCTCGGTGGCGCCCATCATAGCACGTTGCATGGAGGGCATTGTGAAGGCCGGTGAATCCATCAACGAGCAGGAAGACTCCCTCAAAGTAATCGAAAG ATATCAATCGGGCTTCCAACCACCAGCGGACATACCATTTGAGGATCTATCGAAGATGGACTCCTCGATAGCGACGCAATCGAACTACAGCAGTGTCACCTACAATCACTTGACCATTAAGGGCACGATCAGCGGTCCCAAGTTCAAGAAACCACGCGGCGGCATCTTGAACAGCATCTTTGGCAGCAACAAG GAGGACTATAGCGATCTGCCACCGAATCAACAGCGAAAAAAACTGCAGGCGAAAATTGCGGAGCTGCAGCACAAGGTCGATCAGGAGACGAATACGCGGGATGGACTCATGAAGATGAAGATTGTCTATGAGGCGAACTCATCGCTGGGCAATCCGATGACCGTTGAGGGTCAACTTAACGAATCCGAGCATGAATtggaaaaactgaaaaatgaTTTGAAAAAGTATCAGGGCTATTTGGACAAGGCCAATCAGCTGCAGGTGGCCAACAACAGTCCGCAATCGAATCGCAATCAATTGCAAAACGGACACAGAACCTCGAG ACATTCCAATGGCAGCGCCAGCGCTGATGATCATAACGATGGCGATGATCAGCCCGATGATGCTGGCAGCTTAAGCAG TTCGGCAAGTCCCGAAAGCGGCCTCGGCACCTCGCACACTTCGCTGCCCGGCTCCGGTCAGGGCAGCGCCAATGAGAACGCCATGGGCGAGGAGACGTGCTATGAAACGGAAGTGGAGCTGCTGCAACCGCTTGGCACATGTCGTGCACTGTATCCCTTCGAAG CTACCAGCGAAGGCAGCATACCCATGAATGAGGGCGAGGAGCTGCAGGTGATTGAGAACGATCAAGGTGATGGCTGGACGCGCGTGCGACGAGCGAACAACTCAAATGGCTGGGACGAGGGCTTTGTGCCCACGAGTTACATCGAATGCACACTCTTTGCCTAG